TGGCAACGCATTTCGAGATTCAACAGCGGTCCCGCCTAGCCAAGCCCTTGCCTCGGACCGGTCACGGAAGACGCAGAGAAGACATCATATTCAACAATTGGATACAATAAACATTTGCTCAGCGATCGTCTGCAGAGGGAGGTACGTACTGGAAAACCTCGCCAAGTTCCTTGCCAAACACTTCCGCGATCTTAAACGCCAGCTCCAAGGTCGGAGAATAGCGTGCCGCCTCGATGGCGAGTATGGTCTGGCGCGTCACCCCTACCTTTTCCGCGAGGGCTTGCTGCGTCATCTCATCCGCGTCGAAACGCAGCCGGCGGATGCTGTTAGTGATCGGCAGTTGCTTCGCCATGCTAGACCAGTCCCTTCCGGTAGTAGACGATTTGCGTGACGCTCTGCACTAGGCCGCTCAAGGAGGCCACGATGAAAAGCGCATGCACCATAAGATTGGTTGTGCCGATGCGAGGCGCCTCCCCAAGTTCCGTCATTCGCTCGTTGAAAAGCGCCATGAAAATCACCACCATCACGGCCATGGACATCACCCAGTAGGCGTTGCGAAAGCCCCGCAGGTCGATCATCCTGTCCATCTCGTCCTTGGCATCGTTCGCGTCCTTGCTGAGAAATCGATTGAGTATCGCCAGTACGATTCCGACGACGATCGAGACCACGATCACCTTGATGATGAAGGGTAGAAAATACGAAAGCTCCGCAGCCATTCCTCCCTCGATCGTAGCCAAGGTTAGCAGATAGTAACCGATGGCCCAAAGGGCCACCAGCAGCTCGATCCAGTTGTTTCGCTCTTGATAGGACGTGTTCATGGTCATCTTGGTTAGGTTAATTAAAGCACTCTCCGTGTTAAGTATGTTTAACATGAACATACAGAAACCTATCATTGTCAAATATTCTTTACTTCATGTTTGGATTTCGTGACACCGCAAATCGATCCTCCGATTTGCCAAGACTCCTCGCAGCCCTAAGCTCGCGAGATTCACTCCTAAAAACCGATACTTATGGCTAACGAACTCGACGAAGAACAAATGAAGCGCCTCGCGGACGCCTTGAAGAGCGGACAAAAGATCGAAGCCATCAAGAGCTACCGCGAGGCCACTGGCCTCGGCCTGAAAGAGGCGAAAGATGCGGTTGAGGCGCTGCACGCAGACCTGCATGCAAAATATCCCGACGAGTATCCTGAGCCTTCCAAGTCCGTGGGCTGCGGCTCCAGCGCCGCCTTGATCGCGCTCGCAGCCGGCGCCCTGTACTGGATCTCTCAGCTTCCAGTCTAGCTAGCGGCTAGACTTGCTGCGTACCGCCAGCACGACTCCAGCGAGAAAACCAAAGAGATGCCCTTCCCAAGATACTTGGGCATCAGTCGGAAGAATCCCCCAGATCATGCTTCCAAACAGCAGCATTACGCCGGTCGAGATCACGATGGAGCTAATGCGGCCGTCGTAGATCCCTCGCGTCATGATGTATCCAAAATATCCGAACACCAGACCGCTGGCCCCGATATGGGTCGCGTCACGTCCGAGCAGCCACACCCCGAGGCCAGCATACAAGGTGATCATGATACTGAGACCTACGAACTGCCAACTTGAGCTTCGCAGGGAGATAATGGCCCCAAATACCACAAGCGTGACGGAGTTGTTCATCAGGTGCGTGCGATCGGCATGCACGAAAGGCCAAGTCAATACGCCGTAGAGCCTTTCCCATTGGCGGGGCTGCACCCCGAAGCCGCTCAAATCCAGACTGAAAACGACCCCAACCAAGTACGCTCCCCAGATAATTCCCACCAGAGCCAGCAAACCACCAAGCTTGCCCCTAGCCATCCAAGCGCCTTCCAGTCTTTAAAATCTCGATACCGAACATGAAGGGCCGGACATTAGAAGCGCTCGCCGAGCCGTCAACCTCCCCCGAACTATCCTCAAAAAAAGTCCCTTCGGCACTCGCGTTTCGACAAGGAACCGCACATGTCCCATACACACGCAACACACTCGGACCCGTGATCGTTCCGCAAGCGGGTGCCTAGCTCCTAAACGTTCCACACCCATGTCTGATCCAGAAATAGAAGAAGAGCCGCCACTGCCCAAAGACGAAAAGCAGAACGATCCTCCAACCCGGCGGGCAAAAGCCAAGATGCAGGAGGACGAGAAGTACGTGCCGGTCATCATCAAGCGCACCGACGAGTCTCGCCGCCATCCGGATGACACCTTGGAGCAAACCATTCACGAGGGACTCGAGCAACTGAATCGCCAATCCCTCTCGCTCTTCATTTCAGCCATCGCCGCGGGCTTGATTCTCGGTTTCTCCGCCATGGCGGTAGGGGTCGTGCAGACCTATTTCGGCTCGGCGGACTCGACGCTCGTCGAACGCTTCGTAACCGCCCTCGTCTATCCCCTCGGCTTCGTCGTTTGCGTGATGAGCGGCTCCGAGCTCTTCACGGAGCACACGGCCACCGCAGTCTATCCGGTGCTGGACCGGCGCTCCACCGTCCGCCGCCTCTTCCGCCTTTGGTCCCTGGTGCTCAGCGGCAACCTGCTGGGAGCCTTTATCAGCGCCCTCTTGCTCCACTACGCCGATCCCGTCGTCGGCGCGGCAGTCGGGTACATCGAAGTAGGCCACCACCTCACCCACTTCGAAACGCTTCCGCTTTTCATCAGCAGCGTCCTGGCTGGATGGCTGATGGCTCAAGGAGCTTGGCTCGTCATGTCAACCCCTGCCAACTTGAGCCAAATGGCCTGCATCTACCTCGTCACCTTCGTGATCGGCCTCGGCGGCCTACACCACGCCATCGCTGGCAGCGTCGAAATCTTTATCGCCCGATTGACCAGCCCCGAATTCACGCTCGGCTCGATGCTGCACTTCATGGGCTTCGCCATCGCCGGCAACACCGTAGGCGGAGCCGGATTCGTCGCCCTCCTCAACTACGCTCACGTGCGTCGGACCCGCACTCTGGGAGACCGAGACGATTTCCACTGAGGACAAGCCAAGGGCGCCAATTGCCTGAACGGAAACCTAGAGGGCCGACTTCCAAGTCGACCCAATCCACGAAAAAAGACTCCTTGGACGGCAGTGGCATGCAGCGTGCCCTAAGCCGTCTCGGCGTGGGGCCACAAGCTCGACCTGATTCCGGAGGTTTTTCCTCTGGTGCAGAGAAGCGCTCAGCTCTCGCAAAACCCCTTTTCAGGCTTGACCGGGTGCTTGGTGAAAACTTCCAAGTTCGTGTTGGACAACCACGCCATCATCTCGTCGCGCTTGTCCTCCAACTCGTAGTGGAAAGGGCAAGGATCGCCGTTGCCGCACCAGCCCGGGCCAAAGGGGCACATCAAGGACTCCTCGACTTTTTCGAAGAGCTTTACGATCTCGAGCAGCGTGATGTCGCTGGGTGGACGCGAAAGGTAAAAGCCTCCGCCCGGTCCCGGCGTGCCGTTGACCAAGCCGGCCGTCGACATCTGGGACATCAGCTTGCCCACCAAAGGACGAGAGAGGTTGCGAGCCGTCGCAATCCTCTGGGAATTCGCCTTGAACCCCTCCGTTTCGTAGTTCGCGGCCAGATAGCTCAGGCTGGCGATCGCGTAATTGGCCATTTTTCCGTAACCGAACATAAGTAGATCTAATTTCCCAAGTTATGGATAGCAGATACGACCCAATAAAGACTTTTTTGTAACTATATCTCGCTTTCTATAGATACTACGAACTGA
The Pelagicoccus enzymogenes DNA segment above includes these coding regions:
- a CDS encoding helix-turn-helix domain-containing protein, with protein sequence MAKQLPITNSIRRLRFDADEMTQQALAEKVGVTRQTILAIEAARYSPTLELAFKIAEVFGKELGEVFQYVPPSADDR
- a CDS encoding ribosomal protein L7/L12, with translation MANELDEEQMKRLADALKSGQKIEAIKSYREATGLGLKEAKDAVEALHADLHAKYPDEYPEPSKSVGCGSSAALIALAAGALYWISQLPV
- a CDS encoding rhomboid family intramembrane serine protease, with translation MARGKLGGLLALVGIIWGAYLVGVVFSLDLSGFGVQPRQWERLYGVLTWPFVHADRTHLMNNSVTLVVFGAIISLRSSSWQFVGLSIMITLYAGLGVWLLGRDATHIGASGLVFGYFGYIMTRGIYDGRISSIVISTGVMLLFGSMIWGILPTDAQVSWEGHLFGFLAGVVLAVRSKSSR
- a CDS encoding formate/nitrite transporter family protein, encoding MSDPEIEEEPPLPKDEKQNDPPTRRAKAKMQEDEKYVPVIIKRTDESRRHPDDTLEQTIHEGLEQLNRQSLSLFISAIAAGLILGFSAMAVGVVQTYFGSADSTLVERFVTALVYPLGFVVCVMSGSELFTEHTATAVYPVLDRRSTVRRLFRLWSLVLSGNLLGAFISALLLHYADPVVGAAVGYIEVGHHLTHFETLPLFISSVLAGWLMAQGAWLVMSTPANLSQMACIYLVTFVIGLGGLHHAIAGSVEIFIARLTSPEFTLGSMLHFMGFAIAGNTVGGAGFVALLNYAHVRRTRTLGDRDDFH
- a CDS encoding RrF2 family transcriptional regulator — translated: MANYAIASLSYLAANYETEGFKANSQRIATARNLSRPLVGKLMSQMSTAGLVNGTPGPGGGFYLSRPPSDITLLEIVKLFEKVEESLMCPFGPGWCGNGDPCPFHYELEDKRDEMMAWLSNTNLEVFTKHPVKPEKGFCES